One Denticeps clupeoides chromosome 12, fDenClu1.1, whole genome shotgun sequence genomic window carries:
- the tubb1 gene encoding tubulin beta-1 chain, which yields MREIVHLQIGQCGNQIGSKFWEVIGDEHGINVVGTYDGDSALQLERVNVYFNEAHGGKYVPRALLVDLEPGTMDSVRGSKIGQLFRPDNFIHGSSGAGNNWAKGHYTEGAELVEQVVDRVRSEAESCDCLQGFQFVHSLGGGTGSGMGTLILNKIREEYPDRIMNSFSVMPSPKVSDTVVEPYNATLSIHQLIESTDETYCIDNEALYDICFRTLKLTTPTYGDLNHLVSLTMSGVTTSLRFPGQLNADLRKLAVNMVPFPRLHFFMPGFAPLTARGSQQYRALTVPELTQQMFDARNMMTACDPRRGRYLTVAGVFRGRMSTKEVDEQMLAIQKKNSNYFVDWIPHNVKVAVCDIPPRGLKMASTFIGNNTAIQEIFRRVGEQFSVMFRRKAFLHWYTGEGMDEMEFTEAESNLNDLVSEYQQYQDATADLDWEPEEETAEEDAPSTSVSMTRTEVRTETVTETRTIQE from the exons ATGCGTGAGATCGTGCATCTGCAAATTGGACAATGTGGAAACCAGATCGGCTCAAAG TTTTGGGAGGTGATTGGTGATGAGCATGGAATCAACGTTGTTGGAACATATGACGGGGACAGTGCCCTTCAGCTGGAGAGAGTCAATGTCTACTTCAATGAAGCACATG GTGGCAAGTATGTCCCCCGAGCTTTGCTTGTTGATCTGGAGCCTGGTACCATGGACAGTGTGAGGGGCAGCAAGATTGGGCAACTGTTCAGACCAGACAACTTCATCCATG GAAGCTCGGGTGCTGGTAATAACTGGGCAAAGGGCCACTACACTGAAGGAGCAGAGCTGGTGGAGCAGGTGGTGGATCGGGTGCGGAGCGAGGCTGAGAGCTGCGACTGCCTGCAGGGCTTCCAGTTCGTCCACTCCCTGGGAGGGGGCACGGGTTCAGGCATGGGCACGCTCATCCTCAACAAGATCCGAGAGGAGTACCCCGACCGCATCATGAACAGCTTCAGCGTCATGCCCTCGCCCAAAGTCTCTGACACGGTGGTGGAGCCGTACAACGCCACCCTCTCCATCCACCAGCTGATTGAGAGCACAGATGAAACCTACTGCATCGACAACGAGGCCCTCTACGACATTTGCTTTCGCACGCTCAAGCTGACCACGCCCACCTATGGCGACCTCAACCACCTGGTGTCTCTGACCATGAGCGGGGTGACCACCTCACTGAGGTTCCCTGGCCAGCTGAATGCAGATCTCCGGAAGCTGGCTGTCAACATGGTGCCCTTCCCTCGCCTGCACTTCTTCATGCCCGGCTTTGCGCCCCTGACGGCCCGGGGGAGCCAGCAGTACCGCGCCCTCACCGTGCCCGAGCTCACGCAGCAGATGTTCGATGCGCGCAACATGATGACGGCCTGCGACCCCAGGAGGGGGCGCTATTTGACGGTGGCAGGTGTCTTCCGTGGCCGGATGTCCACCAAGGAGGTGGATGAGCAGATGTTGGCCATACAGAAGAAGAACAGCAACTACTTTGTAGACTGGATCCCTCACAATGTCAAGGTGGCCGTTTGTGACATCCCTCCCCGAGGCCTAAAAATGGCTTCTACTTTTATCGGCAACAACACCGCCATCCAGGAGATTTTCCGCCGCGTGGGCGAGCAGTTCTCCGTCATGTTCCGACGCAAGGCCTTCTTGCACTGGTACACTGGAGAAGGCATGGATGAGATGGAGTTCACAGAAGCTGAAAGCAACCTCAATGACCTAGTGTCTGAGTATCAGCAATACCAGGATGCCACTGCTGACCTGGACTGGGAGCCTGAAGAGGAGACTGCAGAGGAGGACGCGCCATCGACTTCAGTGTCCATGACCAGGACAGAGGTTAGGACTGAGACTGTAACAGAAACTAGAACCATACAAGAATGA